One genomic segment of Panicum virgatum strain AP13 chromosome 2N, P.virgatum_v5, whole genome shotgun sequence includes these proteins:
- the LOC120661561 gene encoding NDR1/HIN1-like protein 2, producing MPPHRLPLYHRQRPVVRCVNFLCAVLLTLVLIAGIILFVLWLSLRPHRPRFYLTDFSIPTANRQSGLANLPVRFAVGEHNPNQKIGIYYEEIVASVYYGDQLVAKGPVMQPFYQAPKGDTPLLGQLTATGPTPTDPAWGRFSGELSAGTVAMRLLLTSTVQFKVKMWDTKHHNMKVECDFRMNGDGTLQQQDKNSQCVLYF from the exons ATGCCGCCGCACCGGCTGCCGCTGTACCACCGGCAGAGGCCGGTGGTCCGGTGCGTCAACTTCCTCTGCGCCGTGCTGCTCACGCTGGTGCTCATCGCCGGCATCATCCTCTTCGTGCTGTGGCTGAGCCTCCGGCCGCACCGGCCCCGGTTCTACCTCACCGACTTCTCCATCCCCACCGCCAACCGGCAGTCCGGTCTGGCCAACCTGCCGGTGCGCTTCGCCGTCGGCGAGCACAACCCCAACCAGAAGATCGGCATCTACTACGAGGAGATCGTCGCCTCGGTGTACTACGGCGACCAGCTCGTGGCCAAGGGCCCCGTCATGCAGCCCTTCTACCAGGCGCCCAAGGGCGACACGCCGCTGCTGGGGCAGCTGACGGCGACGGGGCCGACGCCGACGGACCCGGCGTGGGGACGGTTCTCCGGCGAGCTCTCGGCGGGGACCGTCGCGATGCGGCTGCTGCTCACCTCCACGGTGCAGTTCAAGGTGAAG ATGTGGGACACCAAGCACCACAACATGAAGGTGGAGTGCGACTTCAGGATGAACGGGGATGGCACGCTGCAGCAGCAGGACAAGAACTCGCAGTGCGTGCTATACTTCTAG
- the LOC120661563 gene encoding glycerol-3-phosphate acyltransferase 9-like → MASSSVAADMELDRPNLEDYLPPDSLPQEAPRNLHLRDLLDISPVLTEAAGAIVDDSFTRCFKSNSPEPWNWNIYLFPLWCLGVVIRYGILFPLRSLTLAIGWLAFFAAFFPVHFLLKGQDKLRSKIERKLVEMMCSVFVASWTGVIKYHGPRPSTRPHQVFVANHTSMIDFIILEQMTAFAVIMQKHPGWVGFIQKTILESVGCIWFNRNDLRDREVTARKLRDHVQQPDNNPLLIFPEGTCVNNQYTVMFKKGAFELGCAVCPIAIKYNKIFVDAFWNSKKQSFTMHLVRLMTSWAVVCDVWYLPPQYLREGETSIAFAERVRDMIAARAGLKKVPWDGYLKHNRPSPKHTEEKQRIFADSVLMRLEEK, encoded by the exons atggCGAGCTCGTCGGTGGCGGCGGACATGGAGCTCGACCGCCCCAACCTGGAGGACTACCTCCCGCCCGACTCGCTCCCGCAGGAGGCGCCCCGGAATCTCCATCT GCGCGATCTGCTGGACATCTCgccggtgctcaccgaggcggcGGGCGCCATCGTCGAT GACTCGTTCACACGTTGCTTTAAGTCGAATTCTCCAGAACCATGGAATTGGAACATATATTTGTTCCCCTTATGGTGCTTGGGTGTAGTGATAAGATATGGAATACTCTTTCCACTGAG GTCCCTAACGCTTGCAATAGGATGGTTAGCATTTTTTGCTGCCTTTTTTCCTGTCCATTTCCTATTGAAAGGGCAAGACAAGTTGAGAAGTAAAATTGAG AGGAAGCTGGTTGAAATGATGTGCAGCGTTTTTGTTGCTTCATGGACTGGAGTGATCAAGTATCATGGACCACGGCCAAGCACACGACCTCATCAG GTATTTGTTGCAAACCATACATCAATGATTGATTTTATTATTCTGGAGCAAATGACAGCATTTGCTGTCATCATGCAGAAGCATCCTGGATGGGTTG GATTTATTCAGAAGACTATCTTGGAAAGTGTGGGTTGCATCTGGTTTAATCGTAATGATCTCAGGGATCGTGAAGTTACTGCACGGAA GTTACGCGATCATGTTCAACAACCAGACAACAACCCTCTCTTGATTTTTCCGGAAGGAACTTGTGTCAACAACCAGTACACGGTCATGTTCAAGAAG GGTGCCTTTGAACTTGGCTGCGCTGTCTGTCCAATAGCTATCAAATACAATAAGATATTTGTTGATGCCTTTTGGAACAGTAAGAA GCAATCTTTTACAATGCATTTGGTCCGGCTGATGACTTCATGGGCTGTTGTGTGTGATGTTTGGTACTTGCCTCCTCAATACCTGAGGGAGGGAGAGACTTCAATTGCATTTGCTGAGAG agtaagAGACATGATAGCTGCTAGAGCTGGTCTTAAGAAGGTTCCGTGGGATGGCTATCTGAAACACAACCGTCCTAGTCCCAAACACACTGAAGAGAA ACAACGCATATTTGCCGATTCTGTCTTGATGAGACTAGAGGAGAAATGA
- the LOC120661562 gene encoding pre-rRNA-processing protein ESF1-like isoform X1: MPPPASTDEPTRHKKAKKSKLDKEEKKQKKRSKKRPATEDAPAPDAAERKKRKHKEGREEKRDGKKSKKEVKHEGKTAESESADAGRDEKMRRAMEDERFAAARTDPRFRPMRRKEAKVALDSRFSSMMTDPRFASTAAPVDKRGRRRRKRENPLLNYYLNQEEEEEGKEKGKKEKAKLVEEEEEEEEEAEDQEEEESSSSDDDEDGDMDDDDEQYSVGSDIAHYLMGRHDDTPMIDKETHRLAVVNMDWDHIKAVDLYMVMTSCLPKGGRVLSVSIYPSEFGLKCMEIESTQGPAALVNANVDDNKDSDDNEEDKDDDEGNSDDDDDEGNTDDDDDEEVDSDKENNKLRAYELNRLKYYYAVVVCDSSATANHLYMTLDGTEFLKTANVFDLQFIPDSREFKHPARDIATEAPPNYKEPDFETRALQHSRVKLTWDDDEPERKKVLRRKFTDDQLDELNMYLASDDSASDEDGIDNYDDESLPNGGSKRKLTKEERLAILLQGDKSDEEQTDGQDMEITFNTELEDLSKRIVERKSNEEKTVWEKHQEKMKEKRKARKRGLKDDDDNDDHSSEDEPDEDDDFFVNEQSDEEPKPSKSKKHKSKAKYKGKRKGKDGHAEEHLEREATREELELLVAGDQDTASGAKGYNLKRKKGKKGKVESVEDKLPDIDLSKDDRFSAMFTSHLFALDPTDPQYKRSAAFMRKQTGKPGANASKAEGSSLGGTLPPDDGAAKNNDDQKPDGASTEKLQILSAVKSLKRNLGAFKSASTGHR, encoded by the exons atgccgccgccggccagcaccgACGAGCCCACGCGCCACAAGAAGGCCAAGAAATCCAAGCTCGATAAGGAAgagaagaagcagaagaagaggagcaagaagcgTCCCGCCACCGAGGACGCCCCTGcccccgacgccgccgagcGCAAGAAGCGGAAGCACAAGGAGGGGCGCGAGGAGAAGCGGGACGGCAAGAAGTCCAAGAAGGAGGTGAAGCACGAGGGCAAGACTGCGGAATCGGAGTCTGCCGATGCGGGGAGGGACGAGAAGATGAGACGGGCGATGGAGGACGAGCGCTTCGCGGCGGCGCGAACGGACCCGCGGTTCCGGCCGATGCGGAGGAAGGAGGCCAAGGTGGCGCTGGACTCGAGGTTCAGCAGCATGATGACGGACCCGAGGTTCGCCTCGACGGCCGCGCCCGTGGACAAGCGCGGGAGGCGCCGCAGGAAGCGCGAGAACCCCTTGCTGAATTACTATCTCAaccaagaggaagaggaggaggggaaagagaaggggaagaaggagaaagcGAAGCTTgttgaagaagaggaggaagaggaagaggaagcggaggatcaggaggaagaggagagctCTAGTAGCGATGATGACGAGGATGGAGACatggatgacgacgacgag caGTACTCTGTTGGCAGTGACATTGCTCATTACTTGATGGGAAGGCATGATGATACACCTATGATCGACAAGGAAACTCACAGGCTTGCTGTTGTTAATATGGATTGGGATCATATCAAG GCAGTTGATCTGTATATGGTGATGACTTCTTGCCTCCCAAAAGGCGGGCGAGTTTTATCAGTGTCAATCTATCCATCAGAATTTGGATTGAAGTGCATGGAAATTGAGTCAACACAGGGCCCAGCTGCTCTTGTCAATGCCAATGTTGATGATAATAAAGACAGTGATGATAATGAagaagacaaagatgatgacgAAGGCAACagtgatgatgacgatgatgaagGCAACACTGATGATGAT gatgatgaagaagttgacTCCGACAAAGAGAACAACAAGCTACGTGCTTATGAGCTTAACAGACTGAA GTATTACTATGCAGTTGTGGTGTGTGATTCTAGTGCAACAGCAAATCACCTGTACATGACTCTTGATGGTACCGAGTTCTTGAAAACAGCAAATGTGTTTGATTTGCAGTTTATTCCTGACTCTAGGGAGTTCAAACATCCTGCTAGGGACATCGCTACAGAG GCACCTCCGAATTACAAGGAACCTGATTTCGAGACTCGTGCTTTGCAACATAGCAGAGTTAAGCTCACCTGGGATGATGATGAGCCGGAACGTAAGAAAGTCTTGAGGCGAAAGTTCACTGATGATCAG CTAGATGAACTTAACATGTATTTAGCAAGTGATGACAGTGCATCAGATGAGGACGGTATAGACAATTATGATGATGAGTCTCTACCAAATGGGGGATCCAAACGGAAGCTGACAAAAGAGGAGAGGTTGGCTATTCTACTGCAAGGAGACAAATCTGATGAGGAGCAAACTGATGGCCAGGATATGGAGATTACATTCAACACGGAGCTTGAGGATCTCAGTAAACGTATCGTAGAGAGAAAGAGCAATGAGGAAAAGACCGTCTGGGAGAAGCACCAAGAGAAAatgaaagagaaaaggaaagctAGGAAGAGGGGACTaaaggatgatgatgacaatgATGACCACAGCAGCGAAGATGAGCCTGATGAGGATGATGATTTCTTCGTAAATGAACAGTCTGATGAAGAACCGAAGCCAAGCAAAAGCAAGAAACACAAGTCAAAGGCAAAATATAAAGgaaagaggaaaggaaaggatgGTCACGCAGAGGAGCATTTGGAGCGAGAAGCAACCAGAGAAGAGTTGGAGCTCTTGGTTGCTGGTGATCAGGATACTGCCAGTGGTGCCAAGGGTTATAACCTGAAGCGTAAAAAGGGCAAGAAGGGCAAAGTGGAATCTGTTGAGGACAAACTTCCTGATATTGATCTTAGCAAAGATGATAGGTTCTCAGCAATGTTCACATCTCATTTGTTCGCACTGGATCCTACCGATCCCCAGTACAAGAG GAGTGCGGCCTTCATGCGGAAGCAAACTGGGAAGCCAGGGGCGAATGCAAGCAAAGCAGAGGGATCATCTCTGGGAGGCACATTGCCACCTGATGATGGAGCTGCTAAGAATAACGATGATCAGAAACCTGACGGGGCATCCACAGAGAAGCTGCAAATTTTGTCTGCTGTGAAGTCTCTCAAAAGGAACCTTGGTGCTTTCAAAAGCGCAAGTACAGGTCACCGATAG
- the LOC120661562 gene encoding pre-rRNA-processing protein ESF1-like isoform X2, with amino-acid sequence MPPPASTDEPTRHKKAKKSKLDKEEKKQKKRSKKRPATEDAPAPDAAERKKRKHKEGREEKRDGKKSKKEVKHEGKTAESESADAGRDEKMRRAMEDERFAAARTDPRFRPMRRKEAKVALDSRFSSMMTDPRFASTAAPVDKRGRRRRKRENPLLNYYLNQEEEEEGKEKGKKEKAKLVEEEEEEEEEAEDQEEEESSSSDDDEDGDMDDDDEYSVGSDIAHYLMGRHDDTPMIDKETHRLAVVNMDWDHIKAVDLYMVMTSCLPKGGRVLSVSIYPSEFGLKCMEIESTQGPAALVNANVDDNKDSDDNEEDKDDDEGNSDDDDDEGNTDDDDDEEVDSDKENNKLRAYELNRLKYYYAVVVCDSSATANHLYMTLDGTEFLKTANVFDLQFIPDSREFKHPARDIATEAPPNYKEPDFETRALQHSRVKLTWDDDEPERKKVLRRKFTDDQLDELNMYLASDDSASDEDGIDNYDDESLPNGGSKRKLTKEERLAILLQGDKSDEEQTDGQDMEITFNTELEDLSKRIVERKSNEEKTVWEKHQEKMKEKRKARKRGLKDDDDNDDHSSEDEPDEDDDFFVNEQSDEEPKPSKSKKHKSKAKYKGKRKGKDGHAEEHLEREATREELELLVAGDQDTASGAKGYNLKRKKGKKGKVESVEDKLPDIDLSKDDRFSAMFTSHLFALDPTDPQYKRSAAFMRKQTGKPGANASKAEGSSLGGTLPPDDGAAKNNDDQKPDGASTEKLQILSAVKSLKRNLGAFKSASTGHR; translated from the exons atgccgccgccggccagcaccgACGAGCCCACGCGCCACAAGAAGGCCAAGAAATCCAAGCTCGATAAGGAAgagaagaagcagaagaagaggagcaagaagcgTCCCGCCACCGAGGACGCCCCTGcccccgacgccgccgagcGCAAGAAGCGGAAGCACAAGGAGGGGCGCGAGGAGAAGCGGGACGGCAAGAAGTCCAAGAAGGAGGTGAAGCACGAGGGCAAGACTGCGGAATCGGAGTCTGCCGATGCGGGGAGGGACGAGAAGATGAGACGGGCGATGGAGGACGAGCGCTTCGCGGCGGCGCGAACGGACCCGCGGTTCCGGCCGATGCGGAGGAAGGAGGCCAAGGTGGCGCTGGACTCGAGGTTCAGCAGCATGATGACGGACCCGAGGTTCGCCTCGACGGCCGCGCCCGTGGACAAGCGCGGGAGGCGCCGCAGGAAGCGCGAGAACCCCTTGCTGAATTACTATCTCAaccaagaggaagaggaggaggggaaagagaaggggaagaaggagaaagcGAAGCTTgttgaagaagaggaggaagaggaagaggaagcggaggatcaggaggaagaggagagctCTAGTAGCGATGATGACGAGGATGGAGACatggatgacgacgacgag TACTCTGTTGGCAGTGACATTGCTCATTACTTGATGGGAAGGCATGATGATACACCTATGATCGACAAGGAAACTCACAGGCTTGCTGTTGTTAATATGGATTGGGATCATATCAAG GCAGTTGATCTGTATATGGTGATGACTTCTTGCCTCCCAAAAGGCGGGCGAGTTTTATCAGTGTCAATCTATCCATCAGAATTTGGATTGAAGTGCATGGAAATTGAGTCAACACAGGGCCCAGCTGCTCTTGTCAATGCCAATGTTGATGATAATAAAGACAGTGATGATAATGAagaagacaaagatgatgacgAAGGCAACagtgatgatgacgatgatgaagGCAACACTGATGATGAT gatgatgaagaagttgacTCCGACAAAGAGAACAACAAGCTACGTGCTTATGAGCTTAACAGACTGAA GTATTACTATGCAGTTGTGGTGTGTGATTCTAGTGCAACAGCAAATCACCTGTACATGACTCTTGATGGTACCGAGTTCTTGAAAACAGCAAATGTGTTTGATTTGCAGTTTATTCCTGACTCTAGGGAGTTCAAACATCCTGCTAGGGACATCGCTACAGAG GCACCTCCGAATTACAAGGAACCTGATTTCGAGACTCGTGCTTTGCAACATAGCAGAGTTAAGCTCACCTGGGATGATGATGAGCCGGAACGTAAGAAAGTCTTGAGGCGAAAGTTCACTGATGATCAG CTAGATGAACTTAACATGTATTTAGCAAGTGATGACAGTGCATCAGATGAGGACGGTATAGACAATTATGATGATGAGTCTCTACCAAATGGGGGATCCAAACGGAAGCTGACAAAAGAGGAGAGGTTGGCTATTCTACTGCAAGGAGACAAATCTGATGAGGAGCAAACTGATGGCCAGGATATGGAGATTACATTCAACACGGAGCTTGAGGATCTCAGTAAACGTATCGTAGAGAGAAAGAGCAATGAGGAAAAGACCGTCTGGGAGAAGCACCAAGAGAAAatgaaagagaaaaggaaagctAGGAAGAGGGGACTaaaggatgatgatgacaatgATGACCACAGCAGCGAAGATGAGCCTGATGAGGATGATGATTTCTTCGTAAATGAACAGTCTGATGAAGAACCGAAGCCAAGCAAAAGCAAGAAACACAAGTCAAAGGCAAAATATAAAGgaaagaggaaaggaaaggatgGTCACGCAGAGGAGCATTTGGAGCGAGAAGCAACCAGAGAAGAGTTGGAGCTCTTGGTTGCTGGTGATCAGGATACTGCCAGTGGTGCCAAGGGTTATAACCTGAAGCGTAAAAAGGGCAAGAAGGGCAAAGTGGAATCTGTTGAGGACAAACTTCCTGATATTGATCTTAGCAAAGATGATAGGTTCTCAGCAATGTTCACATCTCATTTGTTCGCACTGGATCCTACCGATCCCCAGTACAAGAG GAGTGCGGCCTTCATGCGGAAGCAAACTGGGAAGCCAGGGGCGAATGCAAGCAAAGCAGAGGGATCATCTCTGGGAGGCACATTGCCACCTGATGATGGAGCTGCTAAGAATAACGATGATCAGAAACCTGACGGGGCATCCACAGAGAAGCTGCAAATTTTGTCTGCTGTGAAGTCTCTCAAAAGGAACCTTGGTGCTTTCAAAAGCGCAAGTACAGGTCACCGATAG
- the LOC120662850 gene encoding ankyrin repeat domain-containing protein 39-like, giving the protein MAEVLAAPVEFGPDKMALSAEILKALTAGDAARLKHLLSGGEGRPQTQGQVTINVNGGVASPVAMSPSRAGASCLLGVTSNGNTALHLVASRGHAELAALVCEKEPSLVAARNRSLDTALHCAAKAGHREVVACLLSAMRAGGEEAAVALRARNCLSRCRWSRRLYGRR; this is encoded by the coding sequence ATGGCGGAAGTTCTTGCCGCGCCAGTTGAATTCGGGCCGGATAAGATGGCACTTAGCGCGGAGATATTGAAGGCACTGACCGCCGGCGATGCGGCCCGCTTGAAGCACCTGTTGAGTGGTGGTGAAGGCCGCCCGCAAACACAAGGCCAAGTCACGATAAACGTCAACGGCGGCGTCGCCTCGCCGGTCGCAATGTCGCCGTCGCGGGCAGGAGCAAGCTGCCTCCTCGGCGTGACGAGCAACGGGAACACGGCGCTGCACCTTGTCGccagccgcggccacgccgagctcgccgcgctgGTATGCGAGAAGGAGCCCTCGCTAGTCGCCGCGCGCAACCGGAGCCTCGACACGGCGCTGCACTGCGCGGCGAAGGCCGGGCACCGGGAGGTTGTTGCCTGCCTCCTGTCGGCGATGCGCGCCggcggagaggaggcggcggtggcgctgcggGCGAGGAACTGCCTCAGTCGCTGCAGATGGTCAAGGCGATTGTACGGCCGTCGCTAG